A portion of the Novosphingobium sp. KA1 genome contains these proteins:
- a CDS encoding peroxiredoxin — MRKTFPALAAAMALVVSAGAADAALPVGAKAPVFSTQGAKGGKVMPFDLKAALKKGPVVLYFYPKAFTQGCTLEAHAFADATDDFAKLGATVVGMSNDDLPTLQKFSTEACRDKFTVAVASPAVIKAYDVALKREGAPAGMTDRTSYVIAQNGKIVMVHSDLDYRDHVKLTLEAVKKLKG; from the coding sequence ATGCGCAAGACTTTTCCCGCTCTCGCCGCCGCCATGGCTCTTGTTGTTTCCGCCGGCGCGGCCGATGCGGCGCTTCCTGTCGGTGCCAAGGCGCCGGTCTTCTCGACGCAGGGCGCCAAGGGCGGAAAGGTCATGCCCTTCGACCTCAAGGCGGCGCTGAAGAAGGGGCCTGTTGTCCTTTACTTCTACCCCAAGGCCTTCACGCAGGGCTGCACGCTGGAGGCGCACGCCTTCGCTGATGCAACCGACGATTTTGCCAAGCTGGGCGCTACCGTGGTTGGTATGTCGAACGACGACTTGCCCACGCTTCAGAAATTCTCGACAGAGGCCTGCCGCGACAAGTTCACGGTTGCCGTTGCCTCGCCGGCAGTCATCAAGGCCTATGATGTTGCGTTGAAGCGCGAAGGCGCACCCGCCGGCATGACCGACCGCACCAGCTATGTGATCGCGCAAAACGGGAAGATCGTCATGGTCCATTCCGATCTCGACTACCGCGACCATGTGAAGCTGACGCTTGAGGCGGTGAAGAAACTGAAGGGCTGA
- a CDS encoding biotin/lipoyl-containing protein codes for MAVEILLPKIGFSMQEGQIAEWLASDGDQVAEGQPLFSLEADKSTNEVEAPASGTLKIVAAIGETYEVGTVLGYIE; via the coding sequence ATGGCCGTTGAAATCCTGCTCCCCAAGATCGGCTTCTCCATGCAGGAAGGGCAGATCGCGGAATGGCTTGCCAGTGATGGAGACCAGGTTGCCGAAGGTCAGCCGCTGTTCTCGCTCGAGGCTGACAAGTCGACCAACGAGGTGGAGGCTCCGGCGTCCGGCACGCTGAAGATCGTGGCGGCCATCGGCGAGACCTACGAAGTGGGAACGGTTCTCGGATATATCGAGTAA
- a CDS encoding phosphatase PAP2 family protein, translating to MKMARILAGLGGAAALAACASAVASSEPQGAAAPASASPLDDAPKAAMAAVMRNGSYLPRGTAPNSLLFNPPPPAPGSAAMARDEEGARAAIAMQGTARWEQAKIDANLFTPSVTDTFSCAAGLRIGPETTPRVQALLLKSMMDFGLASYPTKNRYQRARPFMENGKATCTPDQEAVLRKDGSYPSGHSTIGFGMGLILADLVPDRAGELVARGRAFGESRRICNVHWLSDIEEGRVVAATVFARLNADPVFAADMAAARAELAEKRASLAAPDCARENAALAM from the coding sequence ATGAAGATGGCACGGATCCTGGCGGGGTTAGGCGGAGCGGCGGCGCTGGCAGCCTGTGCATCCGCGGTGGCGTCAAGCGAACCGCAGGGCGCTGCCGCGCCGGCGTCTGCCTCGCCGCTGGACGATGCGCCGAAGGCGGCGATGGCGGCTGTGATGCGTAACGGCAGCTATCTGCCCCGGGGGACCGCGCCGAACAGCCTGCTGTTCAATCCGCCGCCGCCGGCGCCGGGATCGGCGGCGATGGCGCGCGACGAGGAAGGGGCCCGTGCCGCGATTGCCATGCAGGGCACGGCGCGCTGGGAACAGGCGAAGATCGATGCCAACCTGTTCACGCCGAGCGTCACCGATACGTTCTCCTGTGCGGCCGGCTTGCGCATCGGCCCCGAGACGACGCCTCGGGTCCAGGCGCTGCTGCTCAAGTCGATGATGGACTTCGGGCTAGCCAGCTACCCCACCAAGAACCGCTACCAGCGGGCCCGGCCTTTCATGGAAAACGGCAAGGCGACCTGCACGCCGGATCAGGAGGCGGTGCTGCGCAAGGATGGTTCCTATCCTTCAGGGCACAGCACGATCGGTTTCGGGATGGGGTTGATCCTTGCCGATCTCGTGCCGGACCGGGCTGGGGAGCTTGTCGCACGGGGGCGGGCCTTCGGGGAGAGCCGCCGGATCTGCAATGTCCACTGGCTCAGCGATATCGAGGAAGGCCGCGTGGTCGCCGCGACGGTATTTGCCCGCCTGAATGCCGATCCCGTCTTTGCCGCCGACATGGCGGCAGCCCGTGCGGAACTGGCCGAAAAGCGCGCTTCTCTGGCCGCACCGGACTGTGCGCGAGAAAACGCGGCGCTGGCGATGTAA
- a CDS encoding acyl-CoA reductase: MIQKSRDLGVTFATPRIPFDRAVPPRTEVPPLLGVRLAEVIDFLVETGQRLVASGNDHMQECIERMCRTHILPRAVVENTARHAAAYLDRRVLMAEVEQNFPDPRALDEWVPKQDFTGRKSFVRAFAPRLIHVLPGNSPGVAVKSVAQGAMVKGVNLFKMSSADPFTMVAILRTMADIDADHPVVRSMSAVYWRGGDDATERVLYRPQYFDKIVAWGGGDAIGNVIKYLGPGFQLVSFDPKTSVSFVGREALVDEEVVDRVADLCSADVMTLNQEACVASRFQFVEGSEEDVDRFCARLHHHIARRAAESGDVRPLDRDMREAVDSMMLMDQDYRVWGRTDGKGLVIRSDEPVDFHPINKTASVVRVDSLDDAVKWINVATQTVGFYPFHRMAQFRDRLAAGGAQRVVHLGEAGPATIGNPHDAMYPLHRFVHWMVHEDGTVPV, from the coding sequence GTGATCCAGAAATCGCGTGACCTGGGTGTGACTTTCGCGACGCCCAGGATACCTTTCGACCGTGCGGTGCCCCCACGCACCGAGGTGCCGCCGCTGCTCGGCGTGCGGCTGGCGGAGGTCATCGACTTTCTTGTCGAAACCGGCCAGCGTCTCGTCGCCTCCGGCAACGATCACATGCAGGAGTGTATCGAGCGGATGTGCCGCACGCACATCTTGCCGCGCGCCGTCGTCGAGAATACCGCGCGTCATGCTGCCGCCTATCTCGACAGGCGCGTGCTCATGGCGGAAGTGGAGCAGAACTTCCCCGATCCCCGCGCACTCGATGAATGGGTGCCGAAGCAGGACTTCACCGGCCGCAAGAGCTTCGTGCGCGCCTTTGCGCCCCGCCTGATCCATGTGCTGCCGGGCAATTCGCCGGGCGTCGCGGTAAAGTCGGTGGCGCAAGGCGCGATGGTCAAGGGCGTGAACCTGTTCAAGATGAGCAGTGCCGATCCCTTCACGATGGTCGCGATCCTGCGGACCATGGCGGATATCGATGCGGATCATCCGGTCGTGCGCTCGATGTCGGCCGTCTACTGGCGCGGCGGCGACGATGCGACCGAGCGTGTGCTCTATCGCCCCCAGTATTTCGACAAAATCGTTGCCTGGGGCGGCGGTGATGCGATCGGTAATGTTATCAAGTACCTGGGGCCGGGATTTCAGCTGGTTTCCTTTGATCCCAAGACTTCAGTTTCGTTCGTCGGCCGGGAGGCGCTGGTAGACGAGGAGGTCGTCGATCGTGTGGCGGATCTTTGCTCCGCTGACGTCATGACGCTTAACCAGGAGGCCTGCGTTGCCAGTCGTTTCCAGTTCGTGGAAGGCAGCGAGGAAGACGTCGACCGCTTCTGTGCGCGGCTGCACCATCACATCGCCCGCCGCGCGGCCGAAAGCGGAGATGTGCGCCCGCTCGACCGCGACATGCGCGAGGCGGTCGATTCCATGATGCTGATGGATCAAGACTATCGTGTCTGGGGGCGGACCGACGGCAAGGGGCTGGTCATCCGGTCCGATGAGCCGGTTGACTTCCACCCCATCAACAAGACTGCCAGCGTCGTGCGGGTGGATAGCCTCGACGATGCGGTGAAGTGGATCAACGTCGCCACCCAGACGGTTGGTTTCTATCCGTTCCACCGAATGGCGCAATTCCGCGACCGCTTGGCCGCAGGTGGCGCGCAGCGGGTTGTCCATCTGGGCGAGGCGGGGCCCGCGACGATCGGCAATCCGCACGATGCGATGTATCCGCTCCATCGCTTCGTGCACTGGATGGTGCATGAGGACGGAACGGTGCCCGTCTGA
- a CDS encoding TetR/AcrR family transcriptional regulator produces MSDACDIMDTPAPAVSVRAGRPTREQARARHEQLLDCAFGHFLDKGYEPTTIEAIAAEVSMTKRTVYARYPEKAALFRAALRRGMERRAASRARIEATYVDSLEQTLVNIAMLRIELAGTEEGIKLQRLINTEAYRFPDIFQTYYEITALPTVEFLADLLAEETARGTLAAQDPMLAANVFMSMVVSGPVRFLASGNALDAASVSHRVAFAVRLFLRGALPR; encoded by the coding sequence ATGAGCGATGCGTGCGACATCATGGACACCCCCGCCCCTGCGGTCAGCGTGCGCGCGGGCCGTCCGACGCGCGAACAAGCGCGCGCACGGCACGAACAGCTTCTGGACTGCGCCTTCGGGCACTTTCTGGACAAGGGGTACGAGCCCACCACGATCGAGGCGATCGCCGCCGAAGTCTCGATGACCAAGCGCACGGTCTATGCCCGCTACCCCGAAAAGGCCGCGCTTTTCCGTGCCGCCCTGCGCCGGGGCATGGAACGCCGTGCCGCCAGCCGCGCGCGGATCGAGGCCACTTATGTGGACAGCCTCGAACAGACGCTGGTCAACATCGCGATGTTGCGGATCGAACTTGCCGGAACCGAGGAAGGCATCAAGCTTCAGAGACTCATCAACACCGAAGCCTATCGTTTCCCGGATATTTTCCAGACCTACTACGAGATCACCGCCCTGCCGACGGTGGAGTTCCTTGCCGACCTGCTGGCAGAGGAAACCGCCCGTGGGACACTGGCGGCTCAAGACCCGATGCTCGCGGCCAATGTCTTCATGAGCATGGTAGTGAGCGGCCCGGTCCGCTTTCTCGCCTCCGGCAATGCGCTCGATGCCGCCAGCGTCAGCCACCGCGTGGCCTTTGCGGTCCGCCTGTTCCTGAGAGGCGCCCTGCCCCGCTGA
- a CDS encoding SDR family NAD(P)-dependent oxidoreductase translates to MAATAKPTPPRKRRCVVVTGASSGIGRAAAQAFARMGWHVIGTGRDEARCDDAAQQIAAAASREARVDMLRGDFTEMREVLRISREIAELTDHVDVLVNNAGGVRDGYYRTSDGLEATFAANHLSAFLLTRELMPLLERAAGDSAPGLVRVIAVSSAGHAACSGMRWYDLAMKAAFDANAAYCQAKLANLLFARELDRKVRDRGIVSLAMHPGRVASNFASHADPQMQAWMRGNDTVPPEQPARTLVWMANAQELGGMGGRYFHDLGEEEPAPQARDDTAAAKLWAESEKMLQAILASAS, encoded by the coding sequence ATGGCAGCAACGGCAAAACCGACCCCGCCGCGAAAACGGCGCTGCGTGGTGGTGACCGGCGCAAGCTCGGGCATCGGCCGCGCCGCCGCACAGGCCTTTGCACGCATGGGCTGGCACGTCATCGGCACCGGCCGCGACGAGGCCCGCTGCGACGATGCGGCCCAGCAGATTGCCGCCGCCGCCAGCCGAGAGGCGCGGGTGGACATGCTGCGCGGCGATTTCACGGAAATGCGCGAGGTCCTGCGCATCTCCCGCGAGATCGCCGAGCTGACCGACCATGTCGATGTCCTGGTGAACAACGCCGGCGGTGTCCGCGACGGGTATTATCGCACCTCCGACGGCCTGGAGGCGACATTTGCCGCCAATCACCTTTCCGCCTTTCTCCTGACCCGCGAACTCATGCCGCTGCTGGAGCGGGCCGCGGGAGACAGCGCCCCCGGACTGGTGCGGGTCATCGCGGTCTCATCGGCAGGTCACGCGGCCTGCTCCGGGATGCGCTGGTACGATCTGGCGATGAAGGCGGCATTCGACGCCAATGCCGCCTATTGCCAGGCCAAGCTCGCCAACCTGCTGTTCGCGCGCGAGCTTGACCGCAAGGTTCGCGACAGGGGCATCGTCTCGCTGGCCATGCACCCCGGCCGCGTGGCGTCGAACTTCGCCAGCCACGCCGACCCGCAGATGCAGGCTTGGATGAGAGGGAATGACACCGTGCCGCCGGAGCAGCCAGCCCGAACCCTCGTCTGGATGGCCAATGCACAGGAACTGGGCGGCATGGGCGGGCGCTATTTCCACGATCTCGGGGAGGAGGAGCCGGCGCCTCAGGCGCGGGATGATACCGCTGCCGCGAAACTCTGGGCCGAGAGCGAGAAGATGCTGCAAGCGATTCTCGCATCCGCCTCATAA
- a CDS encoding CoA ester lyase: MTASSATPTVPRPRRSALYLPASNAKAIAKARTLPCDVVILDLEDAVAPEAKDEARDAAIAAIAQGGFGHRELVIRANGLDTEWGAADLAAIAGSQADAVLVPKVNDAADIARYENALAGAPPRMRLWAMIETCASVGNLPAIAAMAHTTRLALWIMGTNDLAKEMRAQLTPCRTPFLPFLSMAVAAARANGISILDGVCNEFRDLDLFEAEARQGLMFGFDGKSLIHPAQIDPCNTVFSPSETDLAWARGVIEAFGLPENRGKGAIRVDGKMTELLHLDQARRLLAVAEQIAAAG, translated from the coding sequence ATGACTGCCTCGTCCGCCACCCCGACCGTCCCGCGCCCGCGTCGCAGCGCGCTCTACCTGCCCGCCTCGAACGCCAAGGCGATTGCCAAAGCACGCACGCTGCCTTGCGACGTGGTCATCCTCGATCTGGAGGACGCCGTCGCGCCCGAGGCCAAGGACGAGGCGCGCGATGCCGCGATCGCGGCCATTGCACAAGGCGGTTTCGGTCACCGTGAACTGGTGATCCGCGCCAATGGACTCGACACCGAATGGGGCGCGGCGGATCTTGCCGCGATTGCCGGGTCGCAGGCCGATGCGGTGCTGGTCCCCAAGGTCAACGATGCCGCGGATATCGCGCGCTACGAGAATGCGCTTGCCGGCGCGCCGCCGCGGATGCGGCTCTGGGCGATGATCGAGACGTGTGCGAGCGTCGGCAACCTGCCCGCCATCGCCGCCATGGCACACACGACCCGGCTTGCCCTCTGGATCATGGGCACCAACGATCTGGCCAAGGAAATGCGCGCGCAGCTGACGCCTTGCCGAACGCCGTTCCTGCCGTTCCTGTCGATGGCGGTTGCCGCTGCCCGTGCCAACGGCATCTCCATTCTCGACGGCGTCTGCAACGAGTTCCGCGACCTCGACCTGTTCGAGGCGGAAGCCCGCCAGGGGCTGATGTTCGGTTTTGACGGCAAGAGCCTGATCCATCCTGCCCAGATCGATCCCTGCAACACGGTGTTTTCACCCAGCGAAACCGATCTGGCATGGGCGCGCGGCGTGATCGAGGCTTTTGGCCTGCCCGAAAACCGGGGCAAGGGCGCCATCCGCGTCGACGGCAAGATGACCGAACTGCTCCACCTCGACCAGGCACGACGCCTGCTTGCGGTGGCCGAACAGATCGCTGCTGCCGGCTGA
- a CDS encoding M20/M25/M40 family metallo-hydrolase, translated as MQRSFTRAALLAASAAALVAVPAFATPTQGSGVAWDIVEGLTTEIGPRIAGSDAEGRARAWADAKLKALGFQNVKVEPFTTLAWTRGEEKAVLTAPYSQPLAIAALGMSVPTPAGGLKAEMVYFPTLDALRAEPDGSLKGKIAFVDHAMRAAQDGSGYGPYGDVRRKGPALASQKGASAIVIRSAGTDSHRNPHTGVTVFPKGVAGIPAGAVSNPDADLIARIASRGQPMKMELTLAGKPFPNAPSGNVIAELPGRDPSLPKIVLACHLDSWDLGTGAIDDASGCAIVTAAALAAQKGGQTLRTIRVLWAGNEEMGLSNGGNAAYVKMHGSEPHALAMESDFGADKVWQVKFSAAPQNQAMVDKVKAALWPMGITPHAGAADGGEDVSGIIQAQNLAVIDLGQDGTHYFDLHHTPDDTLDKVDPAALQQNVDAWTAVLKVVANEAGEIAKVPAQGE; from the coding sequence ATGCAACGCTCATTCACCCGCGCGGCGCTTCTCGCCGCTTCCGCCGCCGCGCTTGTCGCTGTTCCCGCATTCGCCACGCCGACGCAAGGTTCGGGCGTCGCCTGGGACATCGTCGAGGGGCTGACCACCGAGATCGGCCCGCGCATCGCCGGATCGGATGCCGAGGGCCGCGCCCGGGCATGGGCGGACGCGAAGCTGAAGGCGCTGGGGTTCCAGAACGTCAAGGTGGAGCCGTTCACCACGCTCGCGTGGACGCGCGGCGAGGAAAAGGCCGTGCTCACCGCGCCCTATAGCCAGCCGCTGGCGATCGCCGCGCTGGGCATGTCGGTGCCGACGCCGGCGGGCGGACTCAAGGCGGAAATGGTCTATTTCCCGACCCTTGATGCGCTGCGCGCCGAGCCCGATGGTTCGTTGAAGGGCAAGATCGCGTTTGTCGATCACGCCATGCGGGCCGCGCAGGACGGTTCGGGCTACGGGCCCTACGGCGATGTGCGCCGCAAGGGTCCGGCGCTGGCCTCGCAGAAGGGCGCTTCGGCGATCGTCATCCGTTCGGCCGGTACGGACAGCCACCGCAATCCGCACACCGGCGTGACGGTGTTCCCCAAGGGTGTCGCCGGTATTCCGGCTGGCGCTGTTTCCAACCCGGACGCTGACCTCATTGCTCGCATCGCCAGCCGCGGTCAGCCGATGAAGATGGAGTTGACGCTGGCGGGCAAGCCGTTCCCCAACGCTCCATCGGGCAACGTGATCGCTGAACTGCCGGGCCGTGATCCCTCTCTGCCGAAGATCGTGCTGGCCTGCCACCTCGATTCCTGGGACCTCGGCACCGGTGCCATCGACGATGCCTCGGGCTGCGCCATCGTCACTGCTGCCGCGCTTGCCGCGCAGAAGGGCGGGCAGACGCTGCGCACCATCCGCGTGCTCTGGGCCGGTAACGAGGAAATGGGCCTGAGCAATGGCGGCAACGCGGCCTATGTGAAGATGCATGGCTCCGAACCCCATGCGCTGGCGATGGAAAGCGACTTCGGCGCGGACAAGGTCTGGCAGGTGAAGTTCTCCGCCGCGCCGCAGAACCAGGCCATGGTGGACAAGGTGAAGGCCGCGCTGTGGCCGATGGGCATCACCCCGCATGCCGGTGCGGCCGATGGCGGCGAGGATGTCTCCGGGATCATTCAGGCCCAGAACCTGGCGGTGATCGATCTGGGGCAGGATGGCACCCATTACTTCGATCTGCACCACACGCCCGACGATACGCTCGACAAGGTGGACCCGGCGGCGCTCCAGCAGAACGTCGATGCCTGGACGGCGGTGCTCAAGGTCGTTGCCAACGAGGCGGGTGAGATCGCCAAGGTTCCGGCCCAGGGCGAATAA
- the ettA gene encoding energy-dependent translational throttle protein EttA, which translates to MAAQYAFVMKSMTKTFPGAQKPVLNDINLQFYQGAKIGIVGPNGAGKSTLIKIMAGIDTDFTGEAWAGENISVGYLEQEPELDPTKTVLENVKDGARATADMVDRFNAIGMEMGEEDADFEALGAEMSELQDKIDAVDGWTLDNQLEIAMEALRCPPGDWPVDKLSGGEKRRVALTRLLIQKPSILLLDEPTNHLDAESVEWLENHLKEYAGAVLMITHDRYFLDHVVDWILELDRGKYFPYEGNYSTYLEKKAKRMEQEDREESGRQKALKDELEWMRQTPAARQTKSKARIRKFEQLQEAQAGRKPGKAQIVIQVPERLGGKVIEVKNISKAFGDKLLFEDLSFILPPGGIVGVIGPNGAGKSTLFKMLTGKEQPDSGSIEIGSTVHLGFVDQSRDHLDPKKNVWEEVSDGLDYMKVNGHDMSTRAYVGAFNFKGADQQKNVGKLSGGERNRVHMAKMLKEGGNVLLLDEPTNDLDVETLGALEEAIENFAGCAVVISHDRFFLDRLATHILAFEGNSHVEWFEGNFEAYEEDKRRRLGDAADRPTRLAYKKLTR; encoded by the coding sequence ATGGCCGCGCAATACGCCTTCGTCATGAAGAGCATGACCAAGACCTTCCCCGGCGCCCAGAAGCCGGTGCTGAACGACATCAATCTGCAGTTCTACCAGGGCGCCAAGATCGGCATCGTCGGCCCGAACGGCGCCGGTAAGTCGACCCTGATCAAGATCATGGCCGGTATCGACACCGACTTCACCGGCGAAGCCTGGGCGGGCGAGAACATCTCCGTCGGCTACCTCGAGCAGGAACCGGAACTCGATCCGACCAAGACCGTGCTCGAAAACGTCAAGGACGGTGCCCGCGCGACGGCCGACATGGTCGATCGCTTCAACGCGATCGGCATGGAAATGGGCGAGGAAGACGCCGATTTCGAAGCCCTCGGCGCCGAGATGAGCGAGTTGCAGGACAAGATCGACGCAGTTGATGGCTGGACGCTCGACAACCAGCTCGAAATCGCGATGGAAGCGCTGCGCTGCCCGCCGGGCGACTGGCCCGTCGACAAGCTCTCGGGCGGTGAAAAGCGCCGCGTCGCGCTCACCCGCCTGCTGATCCAGAAGCCGTCGATCCTGCTGCTCGACGAACCGACCAACCACCTCGACGCCGAATCCGTCGAATGGCTGGAAAACCACCTCAAGGAATACGCGGGCGCGGTGCTGATGATCACCCACGACCGTTACTTCCTCGACCACGTGGTGGACTGGATCCTCGAACTCGACCGCGGAAAGTACTTCCCCTACGAAGGCAACTACTCGACCTACCTCGAGAAGAAGGCCAAGCGCATGGAGCAGGAGGACCGCGAGGAATCCGGCCGCCAGAAGGCGCTCAAGGACGAGCTGGAGTGGATGCGGCAGACCCCGGCCGCCCGCCAGACCAAGTCGAAGGCGCGTATCCGCAAGTTCGAGCAGCTCCAGGAAGCCCAGGCCGGCCGCAAGCCCGGCAAGGCCCAGATCGTCATCCAGGTGCCCGAGCGCCTCGGCGGCAAGGTCATCGAGGTGAAGAACATCTCGAAGGCGTTCGGCGACAAGCTGCTGTTCGAGGACCTGTCGTTCATCCTGCCGCCGGGCGGCATCGTCGGCGTCATCGGTCCGAACGGCGCCGGCAAGTCGACCCTGTTCAAGATGCTCACCGGCAAGGAACAGCCCGACAGCGGCTCGATCGAGATCGGCTCGACCGTGCACCTGGGCTTCGTGGACCAGAGCCGCGACCACCTCGACCCCAAGAAGAACGTCTGGGAAGAAGTGTCGGACGGCCTCGACTACATGAAGGTCAACGGCCACGACATGTCGACCCGCGCCTATGTCGGCGCGTTCAACTTCAAGGGCGCCGACCAGCAGAAGAACGTCGGCAAGCTCTCGGGCGGTGAACGCAACCGCGTCCACATGGCCAAGATGCTCAAGGAGGGTGGCAACGTCCTCCTGCTCGACGAACCGACCAACGACCTCGACGTCGAAACGCTGGGCGCGCTGGAAGAAGCCATCGAGAACTTCGCGGGCTGCGCCGTGGTCATCAGCCACGACCGCTTCTTCCTCGACCGTCTGGCGACTCACATCCTCGCCTTCGAGGGCAACAGCCACGTCGAATGGTTCGAAGGCAACTTCGAGGCTTACGAAGAGGACAAGCGCCGCCGCCTGGGCGATGCGGCCGACCGTCCGACCCGTCTTGCCTACAAGAAGCTGACGCGCTGA
- a CDS encoding RcnB family protein has product MTKGTTLKFLKGAGAAGAMAVALTSLAATPAMADDDRRGSETRSERSGGNGSWRGNRGAPQQAQQPRPQMRAPQQQGGGQPQAPRPDAQRPAQGNGGNAWRGQGQPSRTPDWARNLGNNRPGANTDRNRPSDNQSGRPSWQGGRDGPDRGPDGRPDRGPDRGPDRGPDRGADTRPDRDRDGANRWNDRDRDRTPAWKGDRQGGDRRWSNDDHRWDRNDWRRDNRYDWRDYRDRHRSVYRSRPYYAPYRGYSYRRLSIGFYMSSMFYGSSYWLDDPWMYRLPPVYGPYRWVRYYDDVLLVDTYTGEVVDVIYDFFW; this is encoded by the coding sequence ATGACAAAGGGTACGACACTGAAGTTCCTCAAGGGTGCGGGTGCAGCTGGTGCCATGGCGGTGGCGCTGACCTCGCTCGCGGCAACCCCGGCGATGGCGGATGACGACCGCCGCGGCAGCGAAACGCGCAGCGAACGCAGCGGCGGCAACGGCAGTTGGCGCGGCAATCGCGGCGCTCCGCAGCAGGCCCAGCAACCGCGTCCGCAGATGCGTGCACCGCAGCAGCAAGGTGGCGGCCAGCCCCAGGCTCCCCGCCCTGATGCCCAGCGGCCTGCGCAGGGCAATGGCGGCAACGCCTGGCGCGGACAGGGCCAGCCGTCGCGCACGCCGGACTGGGCCCGCAATCTGGGCAACAATCGCCCCGGCGCCAACACCGACCGGAACCGTCCTTCCGACAATCAGTCCGGGCGCCCGTCGTGGCAGGGTGGTCGTGACGGCCCTGATCGCGGTCCCGATGGACGTCCTGATCGCGGGCCTGACCGTGGTCCCGATCGGGGGCCCGATCGGGGGGCAGACACTCGTCCCGACCGGGATCGTGACGGGGCCAACCGCTGGAACGACCGCGACCGTGATCGCACCCCCGCATGGAAGGGCGACAGGCAGGGCGGTGACCGCCGCTGGAGCAACGACGACCACCGCTGGGACCGCAACGACTGGCGCCGCGACAACCGCTACGACTGGCGCGACTATCGTGACCGCCACCGCTCGGTCTACCGCTCACGGCCCTACTACGCCCCTTATCGCGGCTATTCGTACCGCCGCCTGAGCATCGGTTTCTACATGAGCTCGATGTTCTACGGCAGTTCCTACTGGCTCGACGATCCCTGGATGTATCGCCTGCCGCCCGTCTACGGCCCCTACCGCTGGGTCCGCTACTACGACGACGTGCTGCTGGTCGACACGTACACCGGCGAAGTGGTCGACGTGATCTACGACTTCTTCTGGTAA
- a CDS encoding 2OG-Fe(II) oxygenase: MAQEHHPDCEALARIGADVRDRLSLMAAARRVAVDDAEIYTIANFLPSATCRRLTALIDAVACPSRLVEEANWEGYRTSYSGDIDPGDATVRDLERELAHLTGLDTTRSECAQGQRYLTGEYYHEHWDWFDTKAAYWAGEDRNGGQRSWTAMVYLNAVEEGGYTDFTRLGLRVAPCPGTLLLWNNALPDGTPNPWTIHAARPVVRGVKYVVTKWYRARTWQ, encoded by the coding sequence ATGGCGCAAGAACACCATCCAGATTGCGAAGCGCTCGCCCGGATCGGTGCCGATGTTCGTGATCGCCTCTCGCTGATGGCGGCTGCAAGGCGCGTCGCCGTCGATGATGCGGAAATCTATACCATCGCCAACTTCCTCCCTTCCGCCACCTGCCGGCGGCTGACGGCCCTGATCGACGCCGTCGCCTGCCCTTCCCGGCTGGTCGAGGAAGCGAACTGGGAGGGATACCGCACCAGCTACTCCGGCGATATAGACCCCGGAGACGCCACCGTCCGCGACCTCGAGCGGGAACTGGCGCACCTTACCGGGCTCGACACCACCCGCAGCGAATGCGCGCAAGGCCAGCGCTACCTCACGGGGGAATATTACCACGAGCACTGGGACTGGTTCGATACCAAGGCCGCCTACTGGGCGGGAGAGGATCGCAACGGCGGACAGCGCAGCTGGACGGCGATGGTCTATCTCAACGCCGTCGAGGAAGGCGGGTACACCGATTTCACCCGCCTCGGCCTGCGTGTCGCGCCCTGCCCCGGCACCTTGCTCTTATGGAACAACGCCCTGCCCGACGGCACGCCCAATCCCTGGACAATCCACGCGGCCCGCCCCGTCGTGCGCGGGGTGAAGTACGTCGTCACCAAATGGTATCGCGCCCGCACCTGGCAATAG
- a CDS encoding DUF1003 domain-containing protein: protein MRKNPRTPEELAEELLGRKLEELDPEDRRVLGRLAAGTLVGPDADELAAMHASHGDRIADKVAAVGGSWGFIIAFAVVLFGWMLLNSSVLQMLGVKPFDAYPYIFLNLMLSMLAAIQAPVIMMSQNRQADKDRITARHDYEVNLRTQLEIIRLHRRFDQLMEYLDNRKAAENGEEC from the coding sequence ATGCGTAAGAACCCGCGAACGCCCGAGGAACTCGCTGAAGAACTCCTCGGGCGCAAGCTGGAGGAGCTCGATCCCGAGGATCGGCGGGTGCTGGGCCGGCTGGCCGCTGGCACTCTGGTCGGGCCCGATGCCGACGAACTGGCGGCCATGCACGCCTCGCACGGCGACCGCATCGCCGACAAGGTGGCGGCGGTCGGCGGCAGCTGGGGGTTCATCATCGCCTTTGCGGTGGTGCTGTTTGGCTGGATGCTGCTCAATTCGAGCGTGCTGCAGATGCTGGGCGTCAAGCCCTTCGACGCCTATCCCTATATCTTCCTGAACCTGATGCTCTCGATGCTGGCGGCGATCCAGGCACCGGTCATCATGATGAGCCAGAACCGGCAGGCGGACAAGGACCGCATCACCGCGCGGCACGACTATGAGGTGAACTTGCGCACGCAGCTGGAAATCATCCGGCTGCACCGCCGCTTCGATCAGCTGATGGAATATCTCGACAATCGCAAGGCCGCCGAAAACGGCGAGGAATGCTGA